DNA sequence from the Acanthochromis polyacanthus isolate Apoly-LR-REF ecotype Palm Island chromosome 5, KAUST_Apoly_ChrSc, whole genome shotgun sequence genome:
GGTTGGTTGAATATATGTCGTGTTTATGTCAGGAATGCAAAAAAACTAACTTTCAGTGTGTTAAATCAAACAAAGTGTTGCGCGTAAGCCTGGGCGTGCGTTAATGCGAAAGGATGGAGTTCATCTGTAAAATTGGTTAATTGTTTCTTTCACCTAATTTGCTTCTAAGCTGATATCCAGTGGACGTGTGGTGTTTCGAATGagctataaaataaataataatcacaCAACTACCGTTACATTAATGGGGTGATCCTACTGGTTTCCCCACAACAGCGATTCTCATGATTTACACACAGGCACAGTTTTGGAGAGGTTTTAATCCACAGCTGTGGATTAGAATGAATCCAATGAGGATGTTCCCAGTGGAAATTCatgaaaatcatgaaaaatgtaCTGTTCTAGGATTATTATCAGGGTTAGAGTAAGAATAATCCATGTATGTGAAAGTCAATGGAGCTGTTCTTTTTGTAAGGTTACCTGTCCTGTAGGAAGCGCAGTGTGCCTGCGTGCAAGAAGTTGTTAAAGTGATTTTCCTGTAAGCCATTCGTGCTTGGTAGCATTTTTTGAACTGAATCTTTCCGATGAAAAACCATTTCACTAGCCAGCCTCGTCACTTTGGATTTCAGACACGTTGTTATGATTTGATTTGTGACATTCTTACTGGGGATACAGTCTGAAATCATATCCTGTGAGTTTGGCACATTCAAGGTTCCAGTGTCTATCTCTTCCtttgtttttcaaacatttgttttaattgaATTCTTGTTGCATAATTCATATCCTGTTGTTTGCAGTTGGGTGCTTTGTCAGACAGGGGCCcttgttttctctccctcttttattGTTCTTTGACTCACTCAAAGGAcctttttcagcaaaaaaaaataaaaaaataaaaattgtgctTGTGTActtagatgtgtgtgtgtgtgtgtgtgtgtgtgtgtgtgtgtgtgtgtgtgtgtgtgtgtgtgtgtgtgtgcgcgtttgTGTCAGTGTGAGTCTTCTGTGAGAATCACCAAAGAATGACGAGAAGGAAGTCCATTTGTGTTGTGAAAATGTGTACTCCCTAGAGAGGTTTATGGAGGACTTACAGGGGTGCTGTTAATGTCCTTCCACTGTGGACATCCTGTGTGGACTACTTCACGGAGGCTCCACTGGGCTCGTTAATATACCTGCAATTCTTGAAAGCAAGAATCTTGTGGCATTCatattataaaaatatataaaagttATTGGACAAAAGCAATTTACAGCAACAGTTTCTGACATAACTGTCAAGAGAAAGAGATGTGCAGGAGCACtggcagaaaaagaaagagtgaaCACTAGGAGATAACCAGAGTGCACACAAGGTTTAATAGGATGTGCGTCAGGGCAGGTACTAAATAACAGGAAGAGTCCAGGGGTGTATACACACTTTGTTAAGTACGGGTGTGTTTCATGACAGTTCTGAATTTCATAGTGTTCTCACTTTGGTTTTCAACACTAGTGAAAGTCAAAATTAGGAAGATTAGACACTTCAGCACCCTAATCATCTCTTACATCTTAATTTTCATGGACTCAAGGCATTTTGTGGATTTATCATGAAATCGTTTTTAAAGTTCTAACCACAAAAACTCAGTCGGTTATTTATCTAATCCTGCTGTACGTAACCAATCTGCATGTGTCATTTCCCAGACGGGAGATGTTATTGTTCCTTCTCTAAGTACCCTGCGGCtctgttgtttttcctgctgaTAATGTCCCCTGCAGTTTTCTGCATGTCACTGACTACTGGACTGAACATGGCTTCCTCTTAGTGTTCTATTCAGAGGCACGAGCCACATTTTTAATCTTATGTAAGCTTAGGTAGTAAGCAAACAgcaaaaattgccaaaatagTTGAAAATTATGATTTATGTGGTTTCaacagctttttattttgtgtctttatctttgTGCAGATTTTCAAAATCCGCCGCAAATCCCTCGACCAAAGGTCCGCAGTCACCTCACCATCAAAGTGCAGTCCAAGCTGATGTCAAGACCTTCTCACTCTGTCCATGGTCCAAAACCTCCTGTTGCCCCAAAGCCCAGACCCCTATATAAGCCTCACCCACAGGGGGAGCCCTGCCCTCAGCAGAGCCTCAGTAACGGAGACCTGGCTCACTCTGATGGAGAGACTGAGGATCTTCATGAAATGGCTGAGGAGAATCAGGACAAAGAGGAGAAAAGTGAGGCAGAGGAGGGGGTTATTGACAATGGCACAGGAGACGAGGGCAAAGAGGACATAGTAGAAGGAGAAACCATGGTGGGAACAGAGAAGGAAGCAGAAATATTGGATCATGATTGTGATGCAGACAGCGTTGGCTCTGATGACACAGTCAAAGCAGATGATGGTTCCACTATTGACACTACGGAGGATGAAAATACTGATAATGACTTGAACCACCCTAAAAGTGGCTATCGCACTGATGATGAGAATACATCAGTGTCTTCATTTCTTCCAACTGAGAcagaggatgaagcaggagaggaggaagagagttTTACTGAAAAGACTGAAATTGTTTGTGGCCCTACAGGACACACAGGTGAACATTTAGAGAAACAAACCCCTGATAAAACACAGTCACTCAGACAGACTGGTAAAGGCACTGATTGTGGAGGTAATGAAGCAGACAGTGAGCAAAGTGAAGACTGTCTGCACAACGACTTACTTACAACTGAGACTGAACTGGATGCTGGAGGATTTGCATTTGGATTCAATGTGCTTCCAACTGTGTCTGAGGAGTATCCCTATGATGTGATTGGCCCCACAGATGATGCTAGTGATACATGTGAGTCATGTGACCCGGCTGAAACAGAGGTCTGGCAACCAGAACGAGCCACCAAGGACCTGTCTGGATGTTTTCGATTCACATCCAGCACAGAGGATGTGTTTGGGCCTTATTCGGTCATAGAAGCTGTTCCAGGAGATGGAAGTGGCACCGCTGACCCTGAATGGAGTCAGGATGATACTGATGATAAACCTTCATCTGAACATGAAGTGCAAACACCAGGTGCCTCTAACCAGGAACCTTACTATGTGTCATCAGATGACGTGGACAAACTAGAGGACAAGCAAGCCCTGTCAGATCAGGGTCACACTGAAGAGGGCACCGAGGAGTCAAGtcagcacaaagacaaaacaaaggacAGTGAGTCAGCAGATGAGTATGCAGACATTGACGATTCACTCTGCCCTAAAGAAGATGACTTCGAGCAATTAGAGTGTGTCTCATCGGAGGATTACGTCGAAATCGGTGATGATGACGAAGAGgaagaaacagagaagaaacagaTCAGAATAAAGAGTGCAAAAGAGAGAACGGCTAAACGAGAGCAGGCTTTCCAAAGAAAAAGCTGCCAGCCACGCCTTCGTTTGTGCAACATCACCGTACCAGCAGACCTGGACCTGGGCCGCACCCCAGAGCTCACCAACAGGGTGGTGTTTGCCCACACCACTGAGGCCTTTGAAGAAGACATCGAGGAACTGGACTGCCATATTGTGCCTTACTACGAAGACACAGACTCAGACAGCGAAGAGCATATATATGAAGAGGCTGGGTTTGACTCAGAAGGGGAGAACTTTGTGGCACTTGATCGAAAGACAATTGTCACACGGTCGCGTTCATATTCTGGGAAAGTTCCCGGTTACGTCCCAGAAACTGTCCCAGAGGAGACGGGGACAGAATACCAGACTCATGACTACTGCACAGTGGCCTTGGATAAGAGCAGTGAACCTCTCAGCACCTCACCACAGAGAGGAGTCAACTGTCTGATTCCATCTGTGAAGTCTCGCCGTTTCATGTTGTACTCCCGATCTGCAGAGGGTCCAGAATTGACCTTGACTACCCCAACAGAGATCGACAAATGTCTGAAGGATGAGATCAGGATTAGGAGGAAGGATGACAATCTTTCCCTCCCGTGTGTCATAACCTCTTCTGGAAGCTTCTCCCAGCGCAGCCATCAGTCTTCCAGTGGTGTTTCCACGCCAACATCTCTAGTGGACATCCCTCCGCCTTTTGAGCTGGCATACATTACTAAAAGACCAGTCACCAAGAGTTCCCCGTCTCTCCTGATCCATCATGAGCCCAGTGACATACCTAAGAAGAAGAAGTCCTCCTTCAAGCGCTTTCTAGCACTGAAGTTCAAGAAGAAGACAGACTCAAAAGGATACAGTGATGGCAGTGTCCGCTCTTCACGTTCTTCTTCTGAGTCCAGCCACCATGGCCCAGTGAGAGTCATAGATCTCGATCGTAGAAGCACCGGCAGCT
Encoded proteins:
- the fgd5a gene encoding FYVE, RhoGEF and PH domain-containing protein 5 isoform X2 translates to MNADFQNPPQIPRPKVRSHLTIKVQSKLMSRPSHSVHGPKPPVAPKPRPLYKPHPQGEPCPQQSLSNGDLAHSDGETEDLHEMAEENQDKEEKSEAEEGVIDNGTGDEGKEDIVEGETMVGTEKEAEILDHDCDADSVGSDDTVKADDGSTIDTTEDENTDNDLNHPKSGYRTDDENTSVSSFLPTETEDEAGEEEESFTEKTEIVCGPTGHTGEHLEKQTPDKTQSLRQTGKGTDCGGNEADSEQSEDCLHNDLLTTETELDAGGFAFGFNVLPTVSEEYPYDVIGPTDDASDTCESCDPAETEVWQPERATKDLSGCFRFTSSTEDVFGPYSVIEAVPGDGSGTADPEWSQDDTDDKPSSEHEVQTPGASNQEPYYVSSDDVDKLEDKQALSDQGHTEEGTEESSQHKDKTKDSESADEYADIDDSLCPKEDDFEQLECVSSEDYVEIGDDDEEEETEKKQIRIKSAKERTAKREQAFQRKSCQPRLRLCNITVPADLDLGRTPELTNRVVFAHTTEAFEEDIEELDCHIVPYYEDTDSDSEEHIYEEAGFDSEGENFVALDRKTIVTRSRSYSGKVPGYVPETVPEETGTEYQTHDYCTVALDKSSEPLSTSPQRGVNCLIPSVKSRRFMLYSRSAEGPELTLTTPTEIDKCLKDEIRIRRKDDNLSLPCVITSSGSFSQRSHQSSSGVSTPTSLVDIPPPFELAYITKRPVTKSSPSLLIHHEPSDIPKKKKSSFKRFLALKFKKKTDSKGYSDGSVRSSRSSSESSHHGPVRVIDLDRRSTGSSPQLQSHMVNPQQRHSDLPSTFVLYNDHQRRKGDPKAFGRGVSRVESFEERSRRSIMPLPLTKPRSISFPSADTSDYENIPAMSSDYENIQIPGRPTRSHTVTEFFEDPNRTTATCNENDGYVDMNSFPGIDSKPQPSKVDTESAYTEPFPMNSVSAGLSADEDHGRTSEEEDGIAEQNYDRQIDGRSRAFYIAKELVDSERLHVSALKYLQEDFRSAVTGPADEDGEPVLEEQRLEEILGVLPQVHSLHSSILAELEERISQWEESQKVVDVILSRRDDFGVFDTYISEYDRSMSLLEESCRNNPAFASIVKKFETRSPEETEVPLKHQLLQVIVRVLQYRMLLTDYLNNLSPDSKEYEDTQAALVIVSEVADQANDNLKQGENLLRLVHIEYSMKGKRDLLKPGRMFVKEGTLMKVSRKSRQPRHLFLMNDIMLYTYPQQDGKYRLKNTLSLSGMKVSKPTVDDVLNCLRIEVSDITITLSASSVGEREDWFHTLSRAIADHAAGLCTFGGPCSEAREKLWMALGEAAPVLVPVSHVMMCMNCTSDFSLTLRRHHCSACGKVVCRACSRNRYPLKYLKDRVAKVCDHCYAELRKRGGSMSGACGNSSPRTHRTSRPLSAVFQNLQPPNLWKTRKSSSPLSQVSLGVEGSTISGSLQRRKKSKRKWKRLWFLLKDKDKVASESLPLQGFTVKLTERPEGEESGNVFHLYHKKTLYYTFRADDPHTARRWVNAMEEATVL
- the fgd5a gene encoding FYVE, RhoGEF and PH domain-containing protein 5 isoform X1, which encodes MNADFQNPPQIPRPKVRSHLTIKVQSKLMSRPSHSVHGPKPPVAPKPRPLYKPHPQGEPCPQQSLSNGDLAHSDGETEDLHEMAEENQDKEEKSEAEEGVIDNGTGDEGKEDIVEGETMVGTEKEAEILDHDCDADSVGSDDTVKADDGSTIDTTEDENTDNDLNHPKSGYRTDDENTSVSSFLPTETEDEAGEEEESFTEKTEIVCGPTGHTGEHLEKQTPDKTQSLRQTGKGTDCGGNEADSEQSEDCLHNDLLTTETELDAGGFAFGFNVLPTVSEEYPYDVIGPTDDASDTCESCDPAETEVWQPERATKDLSGCFRFTSSTEDVFGPYSVIEAVPGDGSGTADPEWSQDDTDDKPSSEHEVQTPGASNQEPYYVSSDDVDKLEDKQALSDQGHTEEGTEESSQHKDKTKDSESADEYADIDDSLCPKEDDFEQLECVSSEDYVEIGDDDEEEETEKKQIRIKSAKERTAKREQAFQRKSCQPRLRLCNITVPADLDLGRTPELTNRVVFAHTTEAFEEDIEELDCHIVPYYEDTDSDSEEHIYEEAGFDSEGENFVALDRKTIVTRSRSYSGKVPGYVPETVPEETGTEYQTHDYCTVALDKSSEPLSTSPQRGVNCLIPSVKSRRFMLYSRSAEGPELTLTTPTEIDKCLKDEIRIRRKDDNLSLPCVITSSGSFSQRSHQSSSGVSTPTSLVDIPPPFELAYITKRPVTKSSPSLLIHHEPSDIPKKKKSSFKRFLALKFKKKTDSKGYSDGSVRSSRSSSESSHHGPVRVIDLDRRSTGSSPQLQSHMVNPQQRHSDLPSTFVLYNDHQRRKGDPKAFGRGVSRVESFEERSRRSIMPLPLTKPRSISFPSADTSDYENIPAMSSDYENIQIPGRPTRSHTVTEFFEDPNRTTATCNENDGYVDMNSFPGIDSKPQPSKVDTESAYTEPFPMNSVSAGLSADEDHGRTSEEEDGIAEQNYDRQIDGRSRAFYIAKELVDSERLHVSALKYLQEDFRSAVTGPADEDGEPVLEEQRLEEILGVLPQVHSLHSSILAELEERISQWEESQKVVDVILSRRDDFGVFDTYISEYDRSMSLLEESCRNNPAFASIVKKFETRSPEETEVPLKHQLLQVIVRVLQYRMLLTDYLNNLSPDSKEYEDTQAALVIVSEVADQANDNLKQGENLLRLVHIEYSMKGKRDLLKPGRMFVKEGTLMKVSRKSRQPRHLFLMNDIMLYTYPQQDGKYRLKNTLSLSGMKVSKPTVDDVLNCLRIEVSDITITLSASSVGEREDWFHTLSRAIADHAAGLCTFGGPCSEAREKLWMALGEAAPVLVPVSHVMMCMNCTSDFSLTLRRHHCSACGKVVCRACSRNRYPLKYLKDRVAKVCDHCYAELRKRGGSMSGACGNSSPRTHRTSRPLSAVFQNLQPPNLWKTRKSSSPLSQVSLGVEGSTISGSLQRRKKSKRKWKRLWFLLKDKVLYTFTALEDKVASESLPLQGFTVKLTERPEGEESGNVFHLYHKKTLYYTFRADDPHTARRWVNAMEEATVL